Proteins found in one Leguminivora glycinivorella isolate SPB_JAAS2020 chromosome 22, LegGlyc_1.1, whole genome shotgun sequence genomic segment:
- the LOC125237864 gene encoding nuclear transcription factor Y subunit gamma-like, producing MSVCFFVPADQAGTSTAEESLEQEGPAEDSADTQHQNLQQFWAKVTDDIRKVTAEDFKTQALPLARIKKIMKLDEEVKMISAEAPVLFAKAAEIFIHELTMRAWNHTEDNKRRTLQRNDIAMAISKSDQFDFLIDIVPRHEVKPAKPREDPPRHTATEHVVQQQQTLPTSNQQQFVIQPCAQVVQQQSHSAAPSVVPQPVTLVQQVVTPQGEVQQLPLQLTQAQLNMIRLQVQNNPTQPIIIQAQPHNSQIIQVSSQAQHQPQQQVFLQVASQEDS from the exons ATGTCGGTGTGCTTCTTCGTGCCTGC TGACCAAGCCGGGACCTCCACAGCAGAGGAGTCTCTTGAGCAGGAGGGGCCGGCAGAGGACTCTGCGGACACCCAGCATCAGAACCTGCAGCAGTTCTGGGCCAAAGTCACCGATGACATCAGAAAGGTTACTGCG GAAGACTTCAAAACCCAAGCACTCCCGCTGGCCCGTATAAAGAAGATTATGAAGCTGGATGAAGAAGTGAAGATGATTTCAGCCGAAGCTCCAGTTCTCTTCGCAAAGGCTGCTGAGATTTTCATCCATGAACTCACCATGAGAGCTTGGAACCATACTGAAGATAATAAGCGGAGGACTTTGCAG CGTAACGACATAGCAATGGCGATATCCAAATCCGACCAATTCGACTTCCTGATTGACATCGTGCCCCGCCATGAGGTGAAACCGGCCAAGCCGCGAGAGGATCCTCCGAGGCACACTGCTACTGAACAT GTGGTACAGCAACAGCAAACATTGCCTACTTCAAACCAACAACAATTCGTCATACAGCCGTGCGCTCAAGTCGTgcag CAACAGTCCCACAGCGCAGCCCCGAGCGTGGTGCCGCAACCAGTGACCCTCGTGCAGCAGGTCGTCACTCCGCAGGGCGAAGTGCAGCAACTACCG CTACAACTAACGCAAGCCCAGTTGAACATGATCCGGCTACAAGTGCAGAATAATCCCACGCAACCCatcatcatacaggcacaaccacaCAACTCGCAAATTATTCAG GTGTCATCGCAAGCGCAACATCAGCCCCAACAGCAAGTGTTCCTGCAAGTGGCTAGCCAAGAGGACTCCTAG
- the LOC125237865 gene encoding uncharacterized protein LOC125237865, with amino-acid sequence MKSTEATNVSKLSNKEKTVASTVASDMSKSVASVRSWLKKNAAESSKTDIATVKEMLYQEVMETLNTRLVEINEATGEALQAAFLKDIEELDSLKQRIDALEKSKMDRVCALIRADAEHKKRMLQLLKEDIQRILK; translated from the exons ATGAAATCAACAGAGGCGACAAACGTTTCTAAATTATCTAATAAGGAGAAGACTGTTGCGTCTACTGTAGCGTCGGACATGAGTAAGAGTGTAGCTAGCGTGAGAAGCTGGTTGAAAAAGAATGCTGCAGAGTCATCCAAGACAG ACATAGCGACAGTGAAAGAAATGCTGTACCAAGAGGTGATGGAGACATTAAATACTCGACTAGTCGAAATTAATGAAGCTACTGGAGAAGC GTTGCAAGCAGCCTTCTTAAAGGACATAGAAGAACTTGACAG CCTTAAACAGAGGATCGATGCACTTGAGAAGAGCAAAATGGACAGAGTTTGCGCTCTCATTCGCGCAGACGCTGAACACAAGAAACGCATGCTACAACTTCTGAAGGAAGACATCCAACGGATTTTAAAATGA
- the LOC125237863 gene encoding uncharacterized protein LOC125237863, with the protein MIRANTNESRQPEFGSQDNRQARSRRLSIAPDALSEPEQSIPRARRFRAGFATRFFDQRLSCGSPSSVSTTSLAQLREKLKDLPPFVFNKNYTRIAASPDLPGLKEEHQERLSNSQPKPRCGATRLRQYNSDSETHNFSKNIRQLSPIAEDSPSVLSATLDETNSPDQPTFIEAFKELQPRVDLVNLLVEEALNHGQDKDSGIISGKVTQDSDIVENTPFVDTAPRKKLGLRRQSKNPEEVRYTTDDSDVVNDTPCYDDWRKRSRTKRGQVNKIKIDDNETLNEQAVDAYFCQRSSIHCVEFISPDTIKKISETLSRDDVREDDYNIVDGIEIIEKHDEIDFAFEADIVDCVNDVLDKVCSDLDKCVDLLTEQQHQLDIENRDIPNRTTSFLKMNKDSLKSLKDKTNDIDNEDVQKVTLKFKPKKRAPKKNTVRQKKAKCVKPSDNVEDEDPKESTKSPLVGDVDATEQLIRKKRKLYSPKDDDNENNEIPRSRKDRRPSSSTESPIAACYKELENARKSRIRLPRKKTSTQPVISPNTKKLNDIFDKIKDNVVNNEKVTLVDKKSDKDMSLYNLSSESEDEVFKKKRIQVQKRISSSSLESTTKRRRSVKPVNYASYYSSEDECQKTAKPVAVKQTKPRSRKVKRIQSTDLTDERMRAEPPEVLETSFVQEKGHSNVPEEPQPAVNVPLLETIPEDVHEELVNVSGSKPQPPNKQEIIKVKTENRFKKRCDKLSKPTKRIKDTPRNVPTERESTTVSPLPGLVVESEPRKDDLTSSLDANLLQKLKKIYTDVEDLSTTRDTQNMLLNENDNDGINVDAPLSINNSNDNSVAENIQPVDISDGGKEEKSIDTGGRSPITGHNDLNESPPNLDALNESFQHRDVDVEDRSRSITEFLVNMRNQVLNTKAVKSTSPVIPITRMSTKDSTRSIVNKTPQLKRKKSVASSYIESVTSNPSVVLKRISSEDIESRVNPVTPKSQYSASRVALTRMSSDKVQKFLTPTRSMKSSSTVTPVVVLKRVSSDEINKWLPLPETKDVIEKKREKIPKWQPIPEIKNVIKKNLK; encoded by the exons AT GATTCGAGCTAACACAAACGAGTCTCGGCAACCTGAATTCGGCTCACAGGACAATCGCCAAGCCAGATCTCGCCGCTTGTCCATCGCCCCTGATGCATTAAGT GAACCGGAACAGAGCATTCCTAGGGCGCGAAGATTTAGAGCAG GCTTCGCCACACGATTTTTCGACCAGCGGCTGAGTTGTGGGTCACCTTCCAGTGTTTCCACTACGTCGCTTGCCCAA CTTCGCGAGAAATTAAAAGATTTGCCTccttttgttttcaataaaaactaTACAAGAATCGCTGCCAGTCCGGATCTACCTGGGCTTAAAGAGGAACATCAGGAACGTTTAAGCAACAGCCAACCTAAACCACGTTGCGGGGCGACACGTTTAAGGCAATATAATAGCGACAGCGAGACTCATAATTTCAGTAAAAACATTAGACAGCTTTCGCCTATTGCCGAAGATTCACCTAGCGTCCTGTCAGCGACTTTAGATGAAACTAACAGTCCGGACCAACCAACTTTCATAGAGGCATTCAAAGAACTACAACCCCGAGTTGATTTGGTTAATTTGTTAGTAGAAGAGGCACTTAATCACGGACAAGACAAAGATAGTGGTATAATATCAGGTAAAGTTACACAAGATAGCGATATCGTCGAAAATACACCATTTGTAGACACTGCGCCTCGCAAAAAGTTAGGTTTAAGACGCCAATCTAAAAACCCCGAAGAGGTCAGATATACAACCGATGACTCTGACGTCGTCAACGATACCCCTTGTTATGACGATTGGAGAAAAAGAAGTCGAACTAAAAGAGGCCaagtaaacaaaattaaaattgatgATAATGAAACGTTAAATGAGCAAGCAGTTGACGCATACTTTTGCCAACGAAGTAGCATACATTGTGTAGAATTTATAAGTCCTGATACAATTAAGAAAATTAGTGAAACCCTTTCTCGCGATGACGTCAGAGAAGATGATTACAATATAGTTGATGGCATAGAAATAATAGAGAAACATGATGAAATCGATTTCGCTTTTGAAGCAGATATTGTTGATTGCGTTAATGATGTATTAGATAAGGTTTGTAGTGACCTTGATAAATGCGTTGATTTACTGACAGAACAGCAGCATCAACTTGATATAGAGAATAGAGATATACCAAATAGGACGACTAGCTtcctaaaaatgaataaagactcATTAAAATCACTTAAAGACAAAACAAACGACATCGATAATGAAGATGTTCAAAAAGTTACACtgaaatttaaacctaaaaaaCGAGCTCCAAAAAAGAATACTGTACGGCAAAAAAAGGCTAAATGTGTCAAACCTTCAGATAATGTCGAAGATGAAGACCCAAAGGAAAGTACGAAATCGCCATTAGTTGGCGATGTCGATGCTACAGAACAATTAATACGAAAAAAGCGCAAACTTTATTCACCGAAGGACGATGATAATGAAAACAACGAAATCCCTAGATCCAGAAAAGATCGTAGACCATCGAGTTCAACTGAATCCCCGATAGCGGCTTGCTATAAAGAATTGGAGAATGCCCGCAAATCTCGCATTAGACTTCCTAGAAAGAAAACTAGTACACAACCTGTAATTTCGCCTAACACCAAAAAGTTAAACGATATATTCGATAAGATCAAAGATAACGTTGTCAATAACGAGAAAGTAACGCTCGTCGATAAGAAAAGCGATAAAGATATGTCCCTTTATAATTTGTCAAGTGAAAGCGAAGATgaagtttttaaaaagaaaaggATCCAAGTCCAAAAACGTATAAGTTCGTCCAGTCTAGAATCCACAACTAAACGTAGGAGATCAGTAAAACCCGTAAATTACGCTTCCTATTATTCATCGGAAGACGAGTGTCAGAAGACCGCAAAACCCGTTGCGGTTAAACAAACGAAACCTAGAAGCCGGAAAGTTAAAAGAATACAGAGTACTGACTTGACTGATGAAAGAATGAGAGCTGAGCCTCCGGAAGTGTTAGAAACTTCCTTCGTCCAAGAAAAAGGCCATTCGAATGTACCCGAAGAACCTCAACCTGCAGTAAATGTACCACTTTTAGAGACAATACCTGAAGATGTACACGAAGAGCTCGTAAACGTGTCGGGAAGTAAACCTCAACCACCTAACAAACAGGAAATAATCAAGGTTAAGACTGAGAATCGTTTTAAAAAGAGATGTGATAAACTTTCAAAGCCAACAAAGAGAATAAAGGATACTCCCAGAAATGTGCCAACTGAAAGGGAAAGTACAACAGTTAGTCCTCTTCCCGGACTGGTTGTAGAATCAGAACCACGCAAAGACGATTTGACATCTTCCTTAGACGCTAATTTGCTTCAGAAACTAAAAAAGATTTACACAGATGTGGAAGATTTAAGTACCACTCGAGACACTCAAAACATGTTGCTAAACGAAAATGATAATGATGGAATAAATGTTGATGCACCCTTGTCAATAAACAACTCTAATGATAATTCAGTAGCTGAAAATATACAACCTGTTGACATATCAGATGGAGGGAAGGAGGAGAAATCAATAGACACAGGTGGTCGTTCCCCTATTACCGGCCATAATGACCTAAATGAATCACCACCAAATTTGGACGCACTAAACGAAAGTTTCCAACACAGAGATGTAGATGTTGAAGACAGGAGCAGATCCATTACGGAGTTCTTGGTTAATATGAGAAATCAAGTATTAAATACTAAGGCTGTAAAAAGTACATCCCCTGTTATACCTATTACTAGAATGTCCACAAAAGATAGTACGCGATCAATTGTGAATAAAACACCTCAgttaaaaaggaaaaaaagtgttgcTTCATCTTATATAGAATCTGTTACAAGTAACCCAAGTGTTGTATTAAAGAGAATCTCTTCTGAAGATATTGAATCTCGGGTGAATCCCGTTACACCAAAATCACAATACAGTGCTTCAAGGGTTGCATTGACTAGAATGTCTTCTGATAAAGTACAAAAATTCTTAACTCCAACTCGTTCAATGAAATCAAGCTCCACTGTGACACCTGTAGTCGTTTTAAAAAGGGTTAGTTCTGACGAAATTAACAAATGGCTTCCTTTGCCAGAAACTAAAGATGTTATAGAAAAGAAACGCGAAAAAATCCCAAAATGGCAGCCTATTCCGGAAAtcaaaaatgttattaaaaagAACCTGAAGTAA